TGTGAAGTATGTCCCCCACATACACCACCCTCCTGCCCTCCAAAGACCCGAGGACTTCCTGGGCTGTAAAAAGGTCAATGAGCCCCTGGGTGGGATGTTGATGGGTTCCGTCTCCGGCGTTTATAAGGCTTATGCTCTCTTTCATATAATCTTCATAGGGGAAGAGAACATAAGGGATTCTGAAGACAATAGTCTTGAAGCCAAGAGCATGAAGACTTCTGACAGTATCGCGAAAGCTCTCCCCCTTTTCTATTGAACTTTCCCCTCTGCCTGCATAGTAAGTTCTGAGCCCGAGAAGTCTACAGGCCTTCTCAAAGGAAAAACGCGTCCTTGTAGAACTTTCAAGAAAAAGAAGAGCTACATCACCCTCAAGACTTTCTCTCTCACCCCTGCTAAATCTTTCAGAGAGGAATTTAAGTTTGTGAATATCCTCTCTACTGAGGTCTCTCACAGAGATTAGGTGCTTTGACATTTCGGGAATATAATTTTAACATGGACAGAAAGGAGCAGATAATAGAGCTCATACCCCAGGGCTATAGAAGCGTCAAAGCCCTCGCTCAACACTTTGGGGTATCGCTGATGACCATATACAGGGATGTGAGGGAGCTTGAGAAGGAGGGGAGGATTGTAAGAAAACATGGGGAGCTGCTTCTGAGAGAAGAGGCTGGAGAAGCAATAGAAGAGGCTATGCCCTCCTGTGCCTACTGCACAAAACCCATAGAGAAGAGGCTTGAATTCACTTACAGGCTCAAAAGAGGGAGGATTATAAGAGCCTGCTGTGCTCATTGTGGATTATTGCTTTACAAGAACATAAGGGAGGAAGATATTGAATCCTGTATGACATGGGACTTTATAAATTGCAGACCCCTCAGCTGTTTTTCCGCATGGTATGTGGTTGGCTCTTCTGCCATGCCATGCTGTTCTCCATCCGCAATAGCCTTTGCAAATAAGGAGGACGCTGAGAAGTTTGCCAGAGGCTTTGGGGGCATGGTGATGGATTTTGAGGGTGCAGTTGAGGGCATTGCACATCTGATGAAAAGGGGTTCTGTAGTTAAAATAAATCTATGAGGTTATGGTATGAAAAATTTAAAAAACGAAGAAATTCAGGAACTTAAAGAGCAAGAATTAAAAAATTTTATACCATCAGTTATAATTGATTCATCCTATAATCTAATAGCCTTAAATTCTACTGCAAAGAAGATGTTTG
This window of the Aquificaceae bacterium genome carries:
- a CDS encoding DeoR family transcriptional regulator produces the protein MDRKEQIIELIPQGYRSVKALAQHFGVSLMTIYRDVRELEKEGRIVRKHGELLLREEAGEAIEEAMPSCAYCTKPIEKRLEFTYRLKRGRIIRACCAHCGLLLYKNIREEDIESCMTWDFINCRPLSCFSAWYVVGSSAMPCCSPSAIAFANKEDAEKFARGFGGMVMDFEGAVEGIAHLMKRGSVVKINL
- a CDS encoding aspartate carbamoyltransferase catalytic subunit — translated: MSKHLISVRDLSREDIHKLKFLSERFSRGERESLEGDVALLFLESSTRTRFSFEKACRLLGLRTYYAGRGESSIEKGESFRDTVRSLHALGFKTIVFRIPYVLFPYEDYMKESISLINAGDGTHQHPTQGLIDLFTAQEVLGSLEGRRVVYVGDILHSRVFRSGSYLLNLYGAEIGVCGPRTLIPSDLSPFGVKRVFDSVDEAIEWADLCIWLRLQEERFRENFIASKESYFLQFGLTRERYKKLKGYFMHPGPVNLYVDIDSELLYSDKSLIMRQVEKGLYVRMAVLYWALRDG